In one window of Hevea brasiliensis isolate MT/VB/25A 57/8 chromosome 10, ASM3005281v1, whole genome shotgun sequence DNA:
- the LOC131169362 gene encoding uncharacterized protein LOC131169362 gives MDSLIYQYELFKMKLDETISEMYDRFVEIIGGIKSLGNTFTNEELVKKILRNLPKEWLPKVTSLKDSKDLSKVQLDELLGNLIDYEMTLKRDDEDDEFNEEELALMTRRIRKMLFQKKFMPKRNFKKDKGESSKRDPPICFECNKPGQTRMDCPKLKKSFKKFKKKALKATWDKSSDSEDEEIGDQVAQTCFMAMEESSNEVTLNDDVVEFSYDELANALKVMNDELELSHKRNTLLKSELASLRKENETSSKVDRPLDTKDKLDEILDFQRSPSIKYGLGYSKFAQAPPSKTTFVKASSSNEPSPQVPSLKVSNPKGQKPKKSCDNETRKTSFHQHAPRQNVNRTYTSRRVASRPNLYRGHATRPHNYYHTHHASCLHSHNKHKKIDHMRPFAHPHTHRRFNGHCHYCGKIGYTNYRCAIRKIHLGYGRIFDFNDGTTNPQGLKYIWVPKVN, from the exons ATGGATTCCCTTATCTACCAATATGAATTGTTCAAGATGAAATTGGATGAAACCATAAGTGAAATGTATGATAGATTTGTGGAGATTATAGGAGGAATTAAATCTCTTGGGAATACATTCACAAATGAGGAGCTAGTAAAGAAGATTTTAAGAAATCTTCCTAAGGAGTGGCTACCTAAAGTAACTTCACTCAAGGATTCCAAGGACTTGAGCAAGGTGCAACTTGATGAGCTCTTAGGAAATCTCATTGACTATGAGATGACCCTCAAAAGAGA TGATGAAGATGATGAGTTTAATGAGGAAGAATTGGCTCTAATGACAAGGAGAATAAGGAAGATGCTCTTCCAAAAGAAGTTCATGCCAAAGAGGAACTTCAAGAAGGACAAGGGAGAAAGTAGCAAGAGGGATCCTCCTATATGCTTTGAATGTAACAAACCGGGTCAAACTAGAATGGATTGTCCCAAATTGAAGAAGTCTTTCAAGAAGTTCAAGAAGAAGGCACTTAAAGCAACATGGGATAAATCAAGTGACTCTGAAGATGAGGAGATTGGTGATCAAGTTGCCCAAACGTGCTTCATGGCAATGGAGGAAAGCTCCAATGAGGTAACTTTGAATGATGATgttgttgaattttcttatgatgaactaGCTAATGCTCTTAAAGTTATGAATGATGAACTAGAATTAAGTCATAAGAGAAATACACTTTTGAAAAGTGAGCTtgctagtttaaggaaagaaaatgagacctCATCTAAAGTTGATAGACCTTTAGATA CAAAGGACAAACTTGATGAAATTTTGGACTTTCAAAGGTCTCCTAGCATCAAGTATGGACTTGGCTATAGTAAATTTGCCCAAGCACCTCCTTCCAAGACTACCTTTGTTAAAGCATCTAGTTCTAATGAGCCTAGTCCCCAAGTGCCTAGTCTAAAGGTGTCCAATCCTAAAGGACAAAAGCCAAAGAAATCTTGTGACAATGAAACTAGaaagacttcatttcatcaacatgcTCCTAGACAAAATGTAAATAGGACATATACATCTAGGAGAGTTGCATCTAGGCCAAATCTTTATAGGGGACATGCTACTAGGCCTCATAACTATTATCACACTCACCATGCCTCATGCTTACATTCACATAATAAACATAAAAAGATTGATCATATGAGACCATTTGCTCACCCCCATACACATAGAAGGTTCAATGGACATTGTCACTATTGTGGTAAGATTGGTTACACCAACTATAGGTGTGCCATTAGGAAAATCCATCTTGGATATGGtagaatatttgattttaatgatggaactactaacccccaaggactcAAGTACATTTGGGTGCCTAAAGTAAATTGA